The following nucleotide sequence is from Fusobacterium sp. SYSU M8D902.
TGGGGGTGTAGCTCAGTTGGTTAGAGCGCATGCCTGTCACGCATGAGGTCGCGAGTTCGACCCTCGTCACTCCCGCCATTATTCTTGCCCAGATAGCTCAGTCGGTAGAGCAGGGGACTGAAAATCCCCGTGTCGGTGGTTCGATTCCGCCTTTGGGCACCACTACTGACTTTTAAATAAATATGGCGACGTCGCCAAGCGGTAAGGCAGAGGTCTGCAAAATCTCCACTCACCAGTTCAAATCTGGTCGTCGCCTCCATATGTAAATAACAGTTCTTCGGAACTGTTTTTTTTCATTTTCACTTGTTTTTTGGGCTTTTTGTCAAATGGTGTTGGTAAAAAAATTAAAAAGAGAGATACTGGCATATCTCTCTTTTTGCTCTTTTTTACTTATATTTTTCTAGTTAATTTAATTATAGCATAGATTTTTAAGAAATTCAATGGTACAATAAATTGCTCTTCTTTCTTCGCTATTCACTTCGAGAAAGGAGGTGGACAAGTGAGAAAGCTTATATTTTTTCTAGTTATGATAGTTTTATTTTTAATTCTATCTAAAAACGTTTATTAATGTTTTTTGTGGGAGAACTCTGGCAGGTTCTCCTGCTTTTTTATTTCAAAGAAAAATAAAAAGCTAAAATCTAGAATTATAGATATGTAGATAGAAGTAGAGAATAAAACACTCTACTTTTTTTATTACGTAAATAGTGTACACTATTTAAAAATAAGACAAAAAGTATTGACAAAAAACAATTTACAAGTTATTATTTAATTGTAAACGGTTACATAGAGTGGTGATAATATGAAAATGAAAGATATTGCAAGAGAATTAGGGCTATCAGTAGCCACTGTTTCAAGAGTAGTAAATGGACATAGTAATGTAAATGAGCAGACAAAAAAGAGAGTGGAGGAGTTTATTAAGAAGAAAAATTATACTCCTAATGTAATAGCTCAAAATCTATCAAAAATGGAAAACAGGACTATAGCTCTGCTTGTTCCTAATATCAGCAACCCATTTTTTGCAACTCTTATAAACTATATTTGTAAAAATTTTAATAGATATGGATATCAGATAGCTTTATACAATACAACTGAAAATTTAGAGCAGGAGAAAGAAGCTATAAAGAATATTTTAGGACATAGAATAGCAGGGGTGATAGCTATACTTATAGCTGGAGAGTATGAGGAAAATCCCTTAGCTTCTCTATTGAGACAGAGAATACCAGTGTATCTTTTAGATAGAGATTTTGAGTATTCTAAGGTGGCTGGAGTTTTTTTAGATAACTATATTGGAGCTTATAAAATTACGAAAGAACTATTAGAAAGAGGACACCGAGAGATAGCATTGATAACAGGAAATTTAGATTTTTTAAATGCTAGAGAGAGGTTGAAAGGGTATATTGAAGCTCATAAGGATATGGGAATAGAGTTTAAAGAGGAGAATATCTATGAAGGAGATTATCTTTTTGAAAGTGGATATGAGATGGGAAAAAGACTCTTACCAACATCTGTAACTGCTGTATTTTCATCTAATAGTTTGATGTTGTATGGAGTGTTGAAAGCTTTGAAAGAGGAGAGAAGAGAGATACAGTTAGCTTGTTTTGAAAGAGTAGATTTTTTTGATCTCCTAGATAGAGAGGTTGTAGCTTGTTCCATTCCGTTGAAAAAAATGGGAGAGGAGATTTGTGAACTCTTTATTTCAAAAGAGAAGAGTAAAAAAGTGTATATAGAACCAGTTTTAGAAAAGTAAAGGAGGACATATGAAAAAAATAGTTGTAGTTGGAAGTATAAATATGGACTTGGTTACAATTTGTAATAGAGTGCCTGAGGGAGGAGAAACACTTTTTGGAGAGGAGTTTTTTCAAGTTCCTGGAGGGAAGGGTGCTAATCAGGCAGTGGCTATTGGAAAATTGGGTACAGATGTAACTATGCTTGGTAAAGTTGGGAAAGATTCTTTTGGAAAAGATTTGATAGAAGCTATGAAGAAAAGTGGTGTTAAGACTGAACATATAAAAGAGGGAGAGAAGGCCACTGGAATAGCAAAGATAATAGTTGAGAAAAATGGACAGAATAGAATACTCGTTGTAGCAGGTGCTAATAGTGAGGTAGATAGAGAGTATATAGATGAGCATCTAGATGTAATTAGAGATTGTGATGTTTTGGTAGCTCAACTGGAGATACCAATTGAGACAGTTGCTTATGCTCTTGAAAAGGCTAAGGAATTTGGGAAAATGACTATTCTAAATCCTGCACCAGCTAGAGAATTAAGTGAGGATATAATTAGAAATAGTGATTTGATAATTCCTAATGAGAGTGAATTAGCATTGATGACAGGGATGAAAACTGACACTCACGAAGAGATAAAAGAGGCTGGAGAAAAGTTATTAAATTTAGGAGTGAAAGATCTCATAGTGACTTTGGGAAGTAAGGGATCTTTACATTTAAATAGAGAGGTATGTGAATTTCACTCAGCTTATAAAGTTAAGGCCGTTGATACAACAGCAGCTGGTGATAGCTTTATAGGTGGGCTAGTGAGAGAGTTAAAAGGTAACAACTTAAGTGAAGCTATAGAGTTTGCAACAAAAGTTTCAGCCATAGCAGTGACAAAAAAAGGAGCTCAAACATCAATACCAACAATAGAAGAGGTAGAAAATTTTAAGGGGGTAAAAAATGAAGAAAAGTAGACTTTTAAACAGCGAACTATCATATGAGATATCAAAAATAGGGCATACAGCTCATATTACACTTTGTGATGCTGGACTTCCTATACCCAGAGATGTAAAGAGAATAGACTTGGCAGTAGAAGCTGGACTACCTAGTTTTATAAGTGTTTTGGAGCCTATATTGAGTGAGATGCAAGTGGAAGAGATTATTTTAGCTGAAGAGATAAAAGATAAAAATCCTGAGATGTTGAAAAATATAATGAGAGCTTTTGAAAGAGCGAATATGAGTCCTAAAATAGTTTGGGTAAAACACGAGGAGTTTAAGAAAATAACAAAAGAGAGTGAGGCAATAGTGAGAACTGGAGAGTGTTCTCCATATTCAAATGTTATTTTAAAATCAGGAGTAGTTTTCTAGGAGAAATTTATGAATAAAGAGATTGTATTAAAGATGAGTGACATAGTAAAAACATTTCCTGGAGTAAAAGCTTTAGATGGAGCTAGTATCAATATATATAAAGGTAGAGTTATGGCACTTATGGGAGAGAATGGGGCTGGAAAATCTACACTTATAAAAGTTATGACAGGAATCTATAATATGGATAGTGGAAGCCTCTATGTTGGGAATTCAAAAGTTGATTTTAGAAATGTAAATGATTCTCAAGAGAAGGGGATAGCAGTTATACATCAAGAGTTAAATCTTATTCCAGAGCTATCTATTACAGAGAATATATTTTTAGGTAGAGAGATGGTAAATTCATTTGGAACAATAGATAGATCTCTGATGAAAAGGGAAGCGAAGATGCTCCTAGATAAGTTGAATATCAAAGAGAGTGAGGATACTCTAGTTAAGGATCTAACTATTGGAAAGATGCAGATGGTAGAGATTGCAAAAGCTCTTTCACAAAATGCAAAGATAATAGTTATGGATGAGCCTACAGATGCACTTACAGATAGTGAAACAGAGAGCTTGTTCAAAGTTATTAGAGAACTTACTGCTGAAGGAAAAAGTATTGTCTATATATCTCACAGACTGAAGGAGATTCCTGAGATCTGTGATGATATAACGGTGATGAGAGATGGTAAATTTATCTGTGAAGCTGAAGTAAAGGACATTGATGAAGAGTTTATAATTAGAAACATGGTAGGAAGAAGCCTTGATGAGCAGTTTCCGAGAGTAAAAGTAGAGAAGGGAAAAGAGGTTTTAAAAGTACAAAATTTAAAAAATAGATATGTCAATGATATTTCTTTTACATTGCACGAGGGTGAGATCTTGGGAATATCAGGATTGATGGGAGCTGGAAGAAGTGAGTTGGCAAAAACTATCTATGGACATTTGAAAAAAGATAGTGGAAAAGTACTTATAAACGGAGAAGAAAAGAATATAAAATCAGCTAAAACTGGAATAGAGTGTGGAATAGCTTATGTATCTGAAGATAGAAAAGGTGACGGATTGGTTTTGGGAATGAGTGTTAAGGATAATATGACACTATCAGCTTTAAACTTTTTCTCAAATATTTTTAAATTAGAGCATAAGAAAGAGGAATCAAGTGTAGAGGAGTATATTAAAAAATTTAGAATAAAAACTCCTACTATGGAGCAAAAAATAAAAAATTTAAGTGGTGGAAATCAGCAAAAGGTAGCTATTGCTAAGGCTTTATTGACAAATCCTAAAATCTTGATATTAGATGAACCTACAAGAGGAGTAGATGTGGGAGCGAAAAAAGAGATTTATGACTTTATCAATGAACTAAAATTAAAGGGCTTGAGCATAATAATGATATCTTCAGAGATGCCAGAGATAATAGGGCTTAGTGATAGAATAATAGTTATTCATAATGGTAAGATTACTGGAGAGTTTTTAGCTGAGGAAGCAACTCAAGAAAATATAATGAGATGTGCAGTAGGAGGAAAAGAATGTTAAAAAAAATATGGAGTAATAAGCCACTAATAGGACTTATTATATTTGTAATAATAGTATCTGTATTAAATCCCAGATTTTTAACTCATGCAAATATGTTGAATGTATTGAGACAGACTTCAATTAACTCGATAATAGCAATAGGAATGACTTTGGTAATATTGACTGGTGGGATCGATCTATCTGTAGGTTCTATATTAGCAATTTGTGGGGCTGTGATGGCATCACTTTTAAATTCAGGTCAAAATCCAGTGTTTGCTTTAATAATAACATTGATTTTAGGATTGGTCTTTGGATTTTTTAATGGATTTTTAGTTGCAAAGATGAAACTCCAAGCTTTCATAGTAACGTTGGTAACAATGACGTTTTTAAGAGGAGCAACACTTGTATTTACAGAGGGAAAACCAATAACTATAGATGATGGTGGTATGCTTTTTGAAAATATAGGTGGAGGTTATATATTTAATATACCTATTCCTATTTACATTATGGTGGTTCTTTTTATAGCTGGGTACTATCTGTTGATGCATACAAAATTTGGAAGATATACCTATGCTATAGGTGGAAATGAAGAAGCTACAAAACTTTCAGGTATAAATGTAGATAAGGTAAAGATATGGGTATATGGATTATGTGGTATGTTATCAGCTCTTGCAGGAGTAATTTTAACTTCTAGATTATATTCAGCTCAACCTACAGCTGGAAGTGGTTATGAACTAGATGCTATAGCTGCAGTAGTTTTAGGAGGAACATCTCTTGCTGGAGGAGTTGGAAGAATCACAGGGACAGCACTGGGAGCATTGATAATTGGTGTTTTAGGAAATGCTTTAAACCTATTGAATGTATCGTCTTACTATCAAATGATGATAAAAGCTTTGGTAATCTTAGTGGCAGTTTTAATAGATAGAAAATCTAATAAATAAATGTTGAGGTGATGAGAATGAAAAAAACAATGAAATTATTTGGAATGGCAGCTTTAATTATGGTGGCTTCAAGTGTTGCTAATGCAGAAAAAATAGGACTTGTAGTATCTACTCAAAACAATCCGTTCTTTGTTACATTGAAAGAGGGAGCAGAGGCAAAAGCTAAGGAATTAGGACATGAGTTAATAGTTTTAGATTCTCAAAATGACCCTTCTAAAGAGTTGGGAAATGTAGAAGATCTATTGATAAGAGGAGTAGATGTTCTATTGATAAATCCTACAGATTCAGATGCGGTAGCTAGTTCTGTAAGAGCAGCAAATAGAAGTAAGGTTCCAGTTGTAACATTGGATAGAGCGGCAAATAAAGGTAAAGTAGTATCTCATGTGGCATCAGATAATGTTTTAGGTGGAGAGATGGCTGGAAACTACATAATAGAACAGTTAAATGGTCAAGGAAAAGTTGTAGAGCTTGAAGGAATACCTGGAACAACAGCTGCTAGAGATAGAGGAGCTGGATTCAACAAAGCTGTAAATGGTAAGTTGACAGTAGTGGCAAAACAGGCTGCAGACTTTGATAGAACAAGAGGATTGACAGTAATGGAGAATATATTACAGGCTCAACCTGAAATTAATGCAGTGTTTGCTCATAATGATGAGATGGCATTAGGAGCTTTAAAAGCTATTGAAGCAACAGGAAAAGATATATTAGTTGTGGGATTTGATGCAACTGATGACGCTGTATCAGCTGTTAAAGCTGGAAAATTAGGTGCGACAGTGGCACAAAAACCAGCTGAAATAGGAGCTGTAGGAATAGAAGTAGCTGATAAAATTGTTAAAAAACAAGATGTTCCAGCAAATGTTCCAGTAGCTTTAGAATTGATAAAAAGATAGGATATGATTAGGAGAGAGGTGCAGAAGTGTACCTCTCTCCTCTTTGTTATTGTAGAAGAATAAAAAACAACTTTTTTGAATTTTATATTGACAAATTGTTTTATTTTTAGTACAATGTTCTCGTGAACAATAATTATAATAATACAATTTATATGGTAAAAAAAGTGAAAGCTATTTAAAAAGGAGTGTTTAAAATGAGAAATTTAGAGAAGTATCATGGAGTAATACCAGCATTTTATGCTTGTTATGACAAAGATGGAAATATTAGCGTAGAGGGAGTAAAAGCTTTAACTAGATATTTCGTTGAAATGGGAGTTAAAGGTGTTTATGTAGGAGGATCTTCTGGAGAGTGTATTTATCAATCTAAAGAAGAGAGAAAAGTAGTTTTAGAAACAATAATGAAAGAAGCACAAGGAAAGTTAACTGTAATAGCTCACGTAGCTTGTAACAACACAGCTGACAGTATGGAATTAGCTGCACATGCAGAGAGTTTAGGAGTAGATGCAATAGCTGCTATACCACCTATCTATTTCCGTTTACCAGAGCATGCAATTGCTAAATACTGGAACGATATCTCAAGTGCTGCACCTAATACAGATTTCATAATTTATAATATTCCACAATTAGCAGGAGTAGCTTTAACACCATCATTATATAAAGAAATGTTAAAAAATCCTAGAGTAATTGGAGTTAAAAACTCTTCAATGCCTATTCAAGATATCCAAACATTCAAAGCTATAAGCGGAAAAGATTCTATCGTATTCAATGGTCCAGATGAGCAGTTTATCGGTGGATTTATGATAGGAGCAGAGGGAGGAATAGGAGGAACTTATGGTGCAATGCCTAAATTATTCCTTAAAGCTTTAGATTGTTTCAAAAAAGGAGATTACGAAACAGCTCGTGCTATCCAATATGATGTAAATGATATAATTACAGCTCTATGCTCTTGTAAAGGAAATATGTATGGAGTAATTAAAGCAACTTTAAAAATCAACCACAACATAGAGATTGGAGGAGTTCGTTCTCCATTAGCAAATCTTGTTGAAGAGGATATGCCAAAAGTAGAGGCAGTTGCAAAATTAATAAGAGATACAGAAGCTAAATACTTATAATTTAAATGATAAAAAAGCCCCAGAGATGGGGTTTTTTTATTTTTTGTAAAAATCATATATTGGATGAAAAATAAAATATTATTAAAAAAAATATTATACATATATAAAATGTATACGGCTATATTGTGATGTTTGAAATGTTTATAATTTACAAAGTAAGTAGTTAAATAAAACAAACAATTGACTTTTAGAATAAAAGATGATAATATTTAAACGTAATTAAACAATATAACATAACGTTTGAAAATGGTGGAAATATGGAAAAATTGAAGGTTGAAGATTTAAAAAACGGATATACATACAATGCTAAGACAAAAATCTACTCTTGTGTATTTTGTGAAGAGGAGTTTGAAGATGGGTATATATATACAGAAGGTTATGATTATGTTACAGCTAAGAAAGCTATGGAATTACATATAGAGAAGGAACATCAAGGTATTATAAAGGCTTTTTTGAGCTTTGATAAAGAGGTAACTGGAGTTACAGAGACACAGAAAAAAATGATTCTGAATATGCTGGATAGAAAGACTACAAAAGAGATTGCCAAAGAGATGAGTATCTCTGAAGCTACAGTGAGAAGTAATAAATTTTATCTTCAGAAATTAAAAAATCAAGCTAAGATATTCCTTGCAATAATGGAGGAGTTAGAAGAGGTTTTACAGGAAGATGAGAGTTATCTAAATCAAGAAGATGGAGAGTTGAGAAATGTTTTTGAAACAAACTCAATGCAACTCTTCTTAAAAACAAAGGGATTGAAATAGGTGATATTGTTAAATGGTGGAGAGGTATATAGATAGAAGATGGAATATTTATATGATAATCATAAGTTATTTTATAAATAATTGTGTAAGTGGAGTAGTTTATGATGTGTATATAAACTACCTACAGGAGATAGATATAGATATTGCAAAATCCTTTTGGGGATATTATGGATACTCTATGTTTATATCAGCATTTATAATCACATTTATAAATAAAATAGGTTATAAGAAAATTCTTTTTCTTTCAGTAGGAAGCTGTAGTATAGGGCTCTTTGGAACTTTTTTATTACAGAGTGGTTTTTTTATAAGGATATTTATACTTCTGCTTTTGAGTGGAATACAGCTACACTACCTAATCTTGTTACCTTTTATAAATAAGTATACGAAATTAACTGAACAGGTAAAGTGGTTTTCAAGAGTTTATTATATAGGTTATGTTGGTTTTTTTATGACCACATACTTAGGAGGATATGCAACGATAGAGTTTTTCTCTAGAGTGACAAATCGTACATATCTAGAGGCGAAGGGGTTATCCAACTCTTTGGATACAATGGATAGTTTATTGAAAAGCCTCTATGTAACCTCAATGGGAAGGGTGATCCTGCTCTTGGGGATAATCTCTCTTTTAGGAATAATACCACTATTTTTTATAAAGGAGAATAGAGAGGATTACAGTGAGATTAGAGAGGGGAATAAAAATTTTGTAAAAGATATATTTAATAAAAGAAGAGAGATATTTAATAGACATTCAGTACTGTATCTCATCTATTGGGGATTGAATAACTTTGCAATCGGATTGTTTGTTCCATACTATACAATTTATTTCAATAGATATTTGAATATAGATAAGGTAACAACATCTCTACTACTTTCACTATCTTATATTGCAGTGGTACTCTTTATGTTTTTTACAGATACCATAGCTAAGCTAATAGGAAAGGTAAAAACACTATATCTTTCGATACTTTTGGCTATACCATTTATGATCTTGGTAGCTGAAGGGAATAGGTTTGGAGATAGTCGTATCTGGATAATAGGAGTGGCCTTGTTTATAAGAACAGGGATTATGAACTTGGGAAGTCCCATAGATAGTTCTTTGGCTGTGGAGGTTGTAAATGAGAAGATGGTTCCACTATACACTGGAATAATAAGTTTTATAACTGGAATAGCTGGTGTTTTAAGTGGTCAATTTACAGGTAAGATACTGTTTGATCAACCCAATGGATATAAGTTAGGTTACTATTTAGGGGCAGGTTTATATTTTATAGGGGCTTTGATAATTGCTACTAATTTTTCAAGATTTAATAAGATTAAAGGAGAGTAGTGAGTATATGGGAATGGAAGCAGAGAAGCGGGAGAGTAAATTTCAAAAGATATTAAAAGAGTTAGAATATATCAAATATACTCTAAATGGATTGATGACTTGGGACAACTTGATAAACTTACCTAATGGAGCCATAGAGTATAGAAAAAAAGTTATGAATTACTTTGTTCAAGATTACTATAAAAAAATCTGTTCTATAGAGTTTAGACGTGGTTTTCAGAAGTTGGAAAACAAAAATGAAAAGTCAGAGATAGAGAGAGCTATTTTGAGGAATATAAGAAAAGAGTATGGACATATGCAGAAGATTCCTGTAGAGGAGTATGGAAGATATGTTGAGCTCTTGACTGAAGTTGAAGAGGAGTGGAAAAAGGCTAGGGAGTTAGATGATTACTCTAAAGTGAAGAAGGGCTTGGAAGAGGTATTCTCTTGTTTGAAGAGCTTTGCTAAATATCGTGGGGAAGAGAGTAGAACATATGAAACTTTAGTAGAATATTATACAGAGAATATAACTTTGGAAAGAGTTGAGGATGCAATTTCAGAGATAAAAAAGGAGCTACTACCAATTTTACAAAGTGTTAAATTGAGAGAAGAAGAGAGTTTAAATCTAAAGGTTCAAGATGAAAATAGGCAGTTGATACTTTCAAAAGAATTGATGAGTTTGCTAGGCTTTGATTTTAACTTTGGAAGAGTAGATATTGGGGAGTATCCTACAACTTTGAGCAATACTCCTAATGATGTAAGAGTGATAACAAGCTTTAAAGACAATTTATTAACAGGTATTTACAATACTTTGCACGAGTGTGGAAAGGGGTTGTATGAGCAGGGAATAGATAGAGAATTGCTTGGAAACTATTTAGGGGAGATACCTTCTCAGGTATTGAATGAAGCGATAGCTAAAATTTATGAAAATAGAATAGGAAGAAATAAAAAATTTAGTGCCGTTTTATTGGAGGAGGTACAAAAAGTTTTTTCAGAGTTCCAAAATATAGAAGAGGAAGAGTTTTATAGAGCAATAAATAGAGTGGATAAAAATCCTATTAGAATAGAGAGTGATGAACTGAGCTACAATTTTCATATACTATTGAGATATGAGTTGGAGAAGGAGATGTTTCAAGGAAGTCTAAAATTTGAAGAGTTGTTTGAGAGATCTCAAGAGAAGTATAGAAAATATCTTGGAATAGAACTGACAAAAGAGGGTGATGGAGTTTTACAAGATGTCCACTGGGTGAGTGGCTATATTGGATTCTTTCCTACTTACATAGTGGCTGACATAATAGCAGGACAGCTTATAAATCAATTTGAAAAAGAGGAGAGTAAACTGGAGGAGATAATTGAGAAAAGAGAGTTCTCTAGGCTCAAAACTTGGTTGACTGAGAAGGTATTTAAATATGGAAGCTTGTATAGTTTGGAGGAGATTTTACTAAGAGTAACTGGTGAAGAGATAAATCCTAAATACTATATCGAGTATATGACTAGTAAATATAAAAGTTTGTATAATATAAAATGTAAAGCAATCTAGGAGGAAAAATGGAACGTTTTTTAGAGAAATTTGGATTAGGAGAAAAATTAAAAAAGAATTTGTTAGCTATTTTAATAGTTGCAGTGGGAGGGGCTATAATCTATGGTTTACCATATTTCCGTTATGACTATTATGACGCTTATTTGAAAGCTTATAACTTAACAAATGTACAAATGGGAGTTTTTGGAAGTATATATGGAGTTTTTGGAATGGTGTCTTATCTTTTTGGTGGTTATGTGGCAGATAGAGTTTCTGTAAAGAAAATACTTGTACTATCTTTGGTAGGAACAGGTGTTGGAGGATTTGTTCACTTGATACCAAACATTAGTTTTACTGCTTTAGTTTTACTATATGCATTTTGGGGATTTTCATCTTTATTTGCTTTCTGGCCAGCTTGTGTAAAGGCTGTTCGTATGTTATCTGATGCAGAGGGACAGGGAAAAGCTTTTGGAATATTTGAAGGTGGTAGAGGTGTAGCAGCTGCTTTGGGAGCATCAGTAGCTGTTATTGTATATAGACTAGGAGTTAAAGGGCTAGTAACTGATGAGATTTTAGGAATGAAGTATGTTATCATATTTTATTCAGTTATAAATGTACTTTGTGGTCTGCTAGTACAGTTTAATATGAAAGATGAGATAATGAAAAGTGATGAGAAGATCTCTTTTGCTGATATTGGAAAGGTAGTCAAATTACCAGCAGTTTGGATAATATCTATAGTAACTTTCTGTAACTATGTATTTACACTATCACTATACTATTTTGTACCATATGGAACATCACTTTTGGGAATGACAGTAACTTCAGCAGCAATATTAGCAGCTGTAAAGAGATATGTATCACCACTATCTAATATAGGTGGAGGATTCTTAGGAGATAAGATGGGAACAAGTAATCTTTTATCAATCTCTTTTATAGTTATGGCTTTAGGAACAGCTGGAATCTTATTTTTACCATTTAGTGGAACTACTTTAGTAATTTGGCTATTTGTAATACTATACATAGTAAACTATCTATTCTACAATGTAAACTACAGTCTTGTTTGGGCTATGATGGAAGAGGGAGCTATCCCAGATAAGTATTCAGGAACAGCAGCAGGATTGATATCTACAATAGGGTATTTACCTGAGATATTTATCTCTCTAATGGCAGGAAAGATATTGGATAAATTCCCAGGAGCATTAGGTTATCGTTATTTCTTTGGTTACCTAATTGTAATGTTATTATTAGGAGCTGTGTTTGTTGAGATTTGGAAAAGATACTTAAAGAAAAATAATCTTGTTAAAACAAAATAGGTAGGGTGTGTTGTAATGGAGAAAATTATAGAAGTTATTTTAAATAATATGGAGACGTTAAAAGAGAAGATTGGGGAGTGTAGAGAGTTAACTACTCAAACTGAGATTGTGGATTTTTTAAGAGAGAAGAGAGAAAATGGAGAAACAAATTGTGAGTATCTAGCTAGAGAGGGATTTTTTGATAAGATAAGTAAAGATGAGAAAACTCCATTAGTTTTTGATGGAAAGATACAGCCTGTATTTGATTATAAAGAGTGCATTTTTGAAAAGGTCTTTGTAGAGACAGATTTAGATACAGATGGAGATGGGAAGAGAGATCTTGTAGCTGTATATATTAGAAGATCTAAAGAGACTCTTGAAGGGATGAAAGTTCCGGCTATCTATGTGGCGAATCCATATATGATGAAGTGCGTTGAAGAGGTTTATGAAAAGAGAATGTATAATGTGGATAGAGATTTAGATCCAACTATAAAAGCAGAGGAGAAAAGAGAGGAAGTAGTACAAAAAGAGTTACCACCAAAAAGAATCAGTGTGGGAGAGGCAACTGTATCACCTACTGAAGAGATAGAGTTAGACTGTATATCTGAATGGTATAAATATTTTAACTCTAGAGGAGTAGCTTCAGTTTTCTCAGCTGGGGTAGGAACAGAAGGATCAGAAGGAATAAACTGTACAGGATCTAAAGATGAAAAAAAATGGGTAATATCAGTAATTGAATGGTTGAATGGAAAGAGAAAGGCTTTTACAGATAAAGAGAATAATATTGAGATAAAAGCTGAATGGTGTACTGGAAGAGTGGCTATGTCTGGAAAATCTTATCTAGGAACAATGTGTATTGCTGCAGCAACTACAGGAGTGGAGGGATTGAAAACAGTTATTCCAGAGGCAGCTATTTCAAGTTGGTATAATTATTATAGAATGAATGGAGTTACAGCTTCTCCATTAGGTTGGCAAGGTGATGATGCAGACTTGCTAACTGATTATTGTAGATGTAGAAAGCTAACTGATGACGAACAGATAAAGATAGCTGATAAGATCTCTGGAAGTATGAGAAGATGCTCTGATAGAGAGAGTGGAAATTACAATGATTATTGGAGAGAGAGAGATTACCTATTGGATGTTGATAAGATAAAAGCTTCAGTATTTATTGTACATGGATTAAATGACTGGAATGTAAAAACAAATCAATGTTATAACTTATGGAATGAGTTGAAAAAATATGGTGTTCCAAGTAAGATGATACTTCATCAAGGAGAGCACATATATATAGATA
It contains:
- a CDS encoding LacI family DNA-binding transcriptional regulator, which gives rise to MKMKDIARELGLSVATVSRVVNGHSNVNEQTKKRVEEFIKKKNYTPNVIAQNLSKMENRTIALLVPNISNPFFATLINYICKNFNRYGYQIALYNTTENLEQEKEAIKNILGHRIAGVIAILIAGEYEENPLASLLRQRIPVYLLDRDFEYSKVAGVFLDNYIGAYKITKELLERGHREIALITGNLDFLNARERLKGYIEAHKDMGIEFKEENIYEGDYLFESGYEMGKRLLPTSVTAVFSSNSLMLYGVLKALKEERREIQLACFERVDFFDLLDREVVACSIPLKKMGEEICELFISKEKSKKVYIEPVLEK
- the rbsK gene encoding ribokinase is translated as MKKIVVVGSINMDLVTICNRVPEGGETLFGEEFFQVPGGKGANQAVAIGKLGTDVTMLGKVGKDSFGKDLIEAMKKSGVKTEHIKEGEKATGIAKIIVEKNGQNRILVVAGANSEVDREYIDEHLDVIRDCDVLVAQLEIPIETVAYALEKAKEFGKMTILNPAPARELSEDIIRNSDLIIPNESELALMTGMKTDTHEEIKEAGEKLLNLGVKDLIVTLGSKGSLHLNREVCEFHSAYKVKAVDTTAAGDSFIGGLVRELKGNNLSEAIEFATKVSAIAVTKKGAQTSIPTIEEVENFKGVKNEEK
- the rbsD gene encoding D-ribose pyranase: MKKSRLLNSELSYEISKIGHTAHITLCDAGLPIPRDVKRIDLAVEAGLPSFISVLEPILSEMQVEEIILAEEIKDKNPEMLKNIMRAFERANMSPKIVWVKHEEFKKITKESEAIVRTGECSPYSNVILKSGVVF
- the rbsA gene encoding ribose ABC transporter ATP-binding protein RbsA, encoding MNKEIVLKMSDIVKTFPGVKALDGASINIYKGRVMALMGENGAGKSTLIKVMTGIYNMDSGSLYVGNSKVDFRNVNDSQEKGIAVIHQELNLIPELSITENIFLGREMVNSFGTIDRSLMKREAKMLLDKLNIKESEDTLVKDLTIGKMQMVEIAKALSQNAKIIVMDEPTDALTDSETESLFKVIRELTAEGKSIVYISHRLKEIPEICDDITVMRDGKFICEAEVKDIDEEFIIRNMVGRSLDEQFPRVKVEKGKEVLKVQNLKNRYVNDISFTLHEGEILGISGLMGAGRSELAKTIYGHLKKDSGKVLINGEEKNIKSAKTGIECGIAYVSEDRKGDGLVLGMSVKDNMTLSALNFFSNIFKLEHKKEESSVEEYIKKFRIKTPTMEQKIKNLSGGNQQKVAIAKALLTNPKILILDEPTRGVDVGAKKEIYDFINELKLKGLSIIMISSEMPEIIGLSDRIIVIHNGKITGEFLAEEATQENIMRCAVGGKEC
- the rbsC gene encoding ribose ABC transporter permease — protein: MLKKIWSNKPLIGLIIFVIIVSVLNPRFLTHANMLNVLRQTSINSIIAIGMTLVILTGGIDLSVGSILAICGAVMASLLNSGQNPVFALIITLILGLVFGFFNGFLVAKMKLQAFIVTLVTMTFLRGATLVFTEGKPITIDDGGMLFENIGGGYIFNIPIPIYIMVVLFIAGYYLLMHTKFGRYTYAIGGNEEATKLSGINVDKVKIWVYGLCGMLSALAGVILTSRLYSAQPTAGSGYELDAIAAVVLGGTSLAGGVGRITGTALGALIIGVLGNALNLLNVSSYYQMMIKALVILVAVLIDRKSNK
- the rbsB gene encoding ribose ABC transporter substrate-binding protein RbsB, whose translation is MKKTMKLFGMAALIMVASSVANAEKIGLVVSTQNNPFFVTLKEGAEAKAKELGHELIVLDSQNDPSKELGNVEDLLIRGVDVLLINPTDSDAVASSVRAANRSKVPVVTLDRAANKGKVVSHVASDNVLGGEMAGNYIIEQLNGQGKVVELEGIPGTTAARDRGAGFNKAVNGKLTVVAKQAADFDRTRGLTVMENILQAQPEINAVFAHNDEMALGALKAIEATGKDILVVGFDATDDAVSAVKAGKLGATVAQKPAEIGAVGIEVADKIVKKQDVPANVPVALELIKR